One genomic region from Mesorhizobium terrae encodes:
- a CDS encoding alkylphosphonate utilization protein, with the protein MTDDVVVRDSNGTQLNDGDSVTLIKDLKVKGTSETLKRGTLVKNIRLNGNPGEVEANTKQVKGLVLKTEFVKKA; encoded by the coding sequence ATGACCGACGATGTAGTGGTACGCGACAGCAACGGAACGCAGTTGAACGACGGGGATTCTGTCACGCTGATCAAGGATTTGAAGGTCAAGGGGACCTCGGAGACGCTCAAGCGCGGAACCCTGGTCAAAAACATCCGCCTGAACGGCAATCCCGGCGAGGTCGAGGCCAATACCAAGCAAGTCAAAGGGCTGGTGCTGAAAACCGAGTTTGTGAAGAAGGCCTAG
- the ruvX gene encoding Holliday junction resolvase RuvX codes for MGIIAIEDVPPLLASGGTLAGIDLGDKTIGVAVSDRGQSFAHPRPVIMRKKFSLDAAALLTLLGKENVAAIVIGLPINMDGSEGPRAQKSRAFVRNMAPLSPLPFILWDERLSTVAAERALLEMDVSRRKRETRIDSAAAAFILQGALDRLRALS; via the coding sequence TTGGGTATAATCGCAATCGAAGACGTGCCTCCCCTGCTGGCCTCGGGCGGTACACTGGCCGGCATCGACCTCGGCGACAAGACCATCGGAGTGGCGGTGTCGGACCGAGGCCAGTCCTTCGCGCATCCACGCCCGGTCATCATGCGCAAGAAGTTCTCGCTCGATGCCGCCGCGCTGCTCACGCTTCTCGGCAAGGAGAATGTCGCGGCCATCGTCATCGGCCTGCCGATCAACATGGATGGTTCCGAGGGGCCTCGCGCGCAGAAATCCCGTGCCTTCGTGCGCAACATGGCGCCGCTCAGCCCGCTGCCCTTCATTTTGTGGGACGAGCGGCTGTCCACGGTCGCCGCCGAACGCGCGCTCTTGGAAATGGATGTGTCGCGCCGCAAGCGCGAAACGCGCATCGATTCGGCGGCAGCCGCCTTTATTCTGCAGGGAGCCTTGGACCGCCTTCGAGCATTGAGCTGA
- a CDS encoding aspartate carbamoyltransferase catalytic subunit: MTDASSLPLYPHRHLLGISDLSPADIELLLDRADRAVAISRQSEKKTSTLRGRTQINLFYEASTRTQSSFELAGKRLGADVMNMSVASSSVKKGETLIDTAITLNAMRPDILIIRHQSAGAAALLAQKVGCSVVNAGDGTHEHPTQALLDALTIRRAKGPLSKLIVAICGDILHSRVARSNIILLNALGAQVRVVAPSTLLPSGIERMGVIVARSMAEGLKDADVVMMLRLQRERMEGAFVPSVREYFRYFGLDAEKLKAAKDDALVMHPGPMNRGVEIASEVADGPQSVIQEQVEMGVAVRMAVMEALLDPRRNQEGRGA; encoded by the coding sequence ATGACCGACGCTTCGTCCCTTCCGCTGTATCCGCACCGCCACCTCCTGGGCATCAGCGACCTTTCTCCCGCCGACATCGAACTGCTTCTGGACCGCGCCGACCGTGCCGTGGCGATTTCGCGCCAGTCCGAGAAGAAGACCTCGACCCTGCGCGGGCGCACCCAGATCAACCTGTTCTACGAAGCCTCGACGCGCACGCAGTCGTCCTTCGAACTGGCAGGCAAACGGCTTGGCGCCGACGTCATGAACATGTCGGTCGCCTCGTCCTCGGTGAAGAAGGGCGAAACGCTGATCGACACCGCGATCACGCTGAACGCCATGCGGCCGGACATCCTGATCATTCGCCACCAGTCGGCGGGTGCCGCCGCCCTGCTCGCCCAAAAGGTCGGCTGCTCGGTGGTCAATGCCGGCGACGGCACGCATGAACACCCCACCCAGGCGCTGCTCGACGCGCTTACCATCCGCCGCGCCAAAGGGCCGTTGTCGAAGCTGATCGTGGCGATCTGCGGCGATATCCTGCATTCGCGCGTCGCCCGTTCCAACATCATCCTGCTCAATGCGCTGGGCGCGCAGGTGCGCGTCGTAGCGCCTTCCACGCTGCTTCCTTCCGGCATCGAGCGCATGGGCGTCATCGTTGCCCGCTCCATGGCCGAGGGGCTGAAGGACGCCGACGTGGTGATGATGCTGCGCCTGCAGCGCGAACGCATGGAGGGTGCATTCGTGCCTTCGGTGCGCGAATACTTCCGCTATTTCGGCCTCGATGCCGAGAAGCTCAAGGCCGCCAAGGACGACGCGCTGGTCATGCATCCCGGGCCGATGAACCGCGGCGTCGAGATCGCCTCGGAAGTGGCGGACGGGCCGCAAAGCGTCATCCAGGAACAGGTCGAGATGGGCGTCGCCGTGCGCATGGCGGTGATGGAGGCCTTGCTCGATCCACGCCGCAACCAGGAGGGCCGCGGCGCATGA
- the dprA gene encoding DNA-processing protein DprA: MNSPVAGLHLSDRQRLNWLRLIRTPNVGPASFRDLINRFGSAETALEFLPELTLSGGANRLAKIPSIAEVEAEMETARRAGARFVCIGEPDYPPLLKRMDHPPPVLAIKGVGAVFALPTVAIVGARNASLAGIKMARMLAAELGREGYAIVSGLARGIDTAAHQGSLSTGTVAVLAGGLDHPYPPENLGLFEEITERGAVVSEMPFGWQPRAQDFPRRNRLVAGMAFGLIVVEAADRSGSLISARLAGEMGRLVFAVPGSPLDPRARGTNGLIKDGATLVTETADVLNALMPLVGGHATPTLPVEEPPDFSATPPPGDSERERVAETLGQTPVNIDEIIRHTGLHPAQVAMVLLELDLAGRLERHAGGSVSLIFID, from the coding sequence ATGAACAGCCCCGTCGCCGGTCTGCACCTCAGCGACCGGCAGCGGCTGAACTGGCTTCGACTGATCCGCACGCCCAATGTCGGCCCGGCCTCTTTCCGCGACCTTATCAACCGCTTCGGTTCCGCCGAGACGGCGCTCGAGTTCCTGCCTGAATTGACGCTTTCCGGCGGCGCCAACCGCCTGGCGAAGATCCCAAGCATCGCCGAGGTGGAAGCCGAAATGGAAACGGCCCGCCGGGCCGGGGCACGTTTCGTCTGCATCGGCGAGCCGGACTATCCGCCGCTCTTGAAGCGCATGGACCACCCGCCGCCCGTGCTTGCGATCAAGGGCGTCGGCGCGGTATTCGCCTTGCCGACTGTCGCCATCGTCGGCGCTCGCAACGCTTCGCTCGCCGGCATCAAGATGGCGCGCATGCTGGCGGCGGAACTCGGCCGCGAAGGTTATGCCATCGTCTCGGGCCTGGCGCGCGGCATCGACACCGCCGCCCATCAGGGCAGCCTGTCGACGGGCACTGTCGCGGTGCTGGCCGGCGGCCTCGACCACCCCTACCCGCCGGAAAATCTCGGCCTGTTCGAGGAGATCACCGAGCGTGGCGCCGTCGTTTCCGAAATGCCGTTCGGATGGCAGCCGCGCGCGCAGGATTTCCCGCGCCGCAACCGGCTGGTTGCCGGAATGGCGTTCGGCCTGATCGTCGTCGAAGCCGCCGATCGTTCCGGCTCGCTGATCAGCGCGCGGCTGGCTGGCGAAATGGGCCGGCTGGTGTTCGCGGTGCCGGGCTCGCCGCTCGATCCGCGCGCCCGCGGCACCAATGGTCTTATTAAGGATGGCGCAACTCTGGTCACCGAAACCGCAGACGTGCTTAATGCGCTAATGCCGCTGGTTGGAGGGCATGCAACGCCGACATTGCCTGTGGAAGAACCGCCGGATTTTTCCGCGACGCCGCCACCTGGCGACAGCGAGCGCGAGCGTGTTGCCGAGACCCTCGGCCAAACACCTGTAAATATTGACGAAATTATCCGCCATACCGGCCTGCATCCAGCGCAGGTGGCGATGGTCCTTTTGGAACTCGACCTGGCCGGCCGGCTGGAGCGCCATGCCGGCGGCTCTGTTTCACTGATCTTTATCGATTGA
- a CDS encoding metal-dependent hydrolase → MKLTWYGHSAFRVEAGDATILIDPFLVGNPSWGGGWEGVADGVTHVLLTHGHDDHVGSAADILKKSGAMLVANFEICMFLVGKGVSADKINPGNIGGTVDCGGFTTTFVQALHSSSLSGEGGTNTYMGNPGGLILHFPDDETLYHMGDTDIFSDMALINELHQPKIGLVPIGDRFTMGGAVAALACRRFFKFDTVVPCHFGTFPVIDQSADKFVAGMEGTGTKVALPKVGETISL, encoded by the coding sequence ATGAAACTCACCTGGTACGGGCACTCGGCGTTTCGGGTCGAGGCGGGCGATGCGACGATCCTGATCGATCCCTTCCTGGTGGGCAACCCGTCCTGGGGCGGCGGTTGGGAAGGCGTCGCCGACGGCGTCACCCATGTCCTGCTCACCCATGGCCATGACGACCATGTCGGCAGCGCCGCCGACATCCTGAAGAAGAGCGGCGCCATGCTGGTCGCCAATTTCGAGATCTGCATGTTCCTGGTCGGCAAGGGCGTTTCTGCTGACAAGATCAATCCCGGCAATATCGGCGGCACCGTCGATTGCGGCGGCTTCACCACCACCTTCGTGCAGGCGCTGCATTCCTCGTCGCTGTCGGGCGAGGGCGGCACCAACACCTATATGGGCAATCCCGGCGGGCTGATCCTGCATTTCCCCGACGACGAGACGCTCTATCACATGGGCGACACCGATATCTTCTCCGACATGGCGCTGATCAACGAATTGCATCAGCCGAAGATCGGCCTGGTGCCGATCGGCGACCGTTTCACAATGGGCGGTGCGGTGGCGGCCCTTGCCTGCCGGCGCTTCTTCAAGTTCGACACGGTCGTGCCATGCCACTTCGGCACTTTCCCGGTCATCGACCAGTCGGCCGACAAGTTCGTTGCCGGCATGGAGGGGACTGGTACGAAAGTGGCGTTGCCGAAGGTTGGCGAGACGATCTCGCTCTAG
- the gatC gene encoding Asp-tRNA(Asn)/Glu-tRNA(Gln) amidotransferase subunit GatC has product MSVDIKTVKRVAHLARIAVDEEDAARMTGELNTILGFVEQLNEVDVTGIEPMTSVTPMAMRKREDVVTDGNKAADIVANAPATEENFFLVPKVVE; this is encoded by the coding sequence ATGTCCGTCGACATTAAGACCGTCAAGCGCGTCGCGCACCTTGCCCGCATCGCTGTGGACGAGGAGGACGCGGCCCGCATGACTGGCGAGCTCAACACCATTCTCGGCTTCGTCGAGCAGCTGAACGAGGTCGATGTTACCGGGATCGAGCCGATGACTTCGGTGACGCCGATGGCGATGAGGAAGCGCGAGGACGTCGTCACCGACGGCAACAAGGCCGCCGATATCGTCGCCAACGCACCGGCGACCGAAGAGAACTTTTTCCTCGTGCCGAAGGTGGTGGAATAG
- a CDS encoding dihydroorotase translates to MTKTVFERARIVDPSRGIDEIGTVIVDGRTILAAGAAALNQGIPEGAQVIDCAGKAIIPGLVDARVFIGEPGGEHRETIRSASQAAAAGGVTSLVMMPDTDPAIDTVALVEFVLRTAKDTASVNVFPAAAVTKGLAGREMTEFGLLREAGAVAFTDGRHTIANALVMRRALTYARDFGAVIAHETQDVDLASAGVMNEGLYASWLGLSGIPREAELIPLERDLALARLTRGNYHAAKISTAMSAAAIARAKADGANVTAGVAIHNLALNENDVGQYRTFFRLMPPLRAEEDRQAMIEALKDGTVDIVVSSHDPQDVDTKRLPFADAAAGAVGLETLLAVALRLYHNEDLSLLRVIEVLSTAPARLFGLPGGTLKPGASADLVLVDLNEPWIVSEAGIRSRSKNTCFEGARLQGKVLQTLVAGRTVFSA, encoded by the coding sequence ATGACGAAAACGGTTTTCGAGCGCGCCCGCATCGTCGATCCGTCGCGCGGTATCGATGAGATCGGCACCGTCATCGTCGATGGCAGGACCATTCTTGCGGCCGGTGCGGCAGCGCTGAACCAGGGCATTCCGGAAGGCGCGCAGGTCATCGACTGCGCCGGCAAGGCGATCATTCCGGGCCTGGTCGACGCTCGTGTCTTCATCGGCGAACCGGGCGGCGAACACCGCGAGACAATCCGCTCGGCCAGCCAGGCGGCGGCCGCCGGCGGCGTTACCTCGCTGGTGATGATGCCCGACACCGACCCGGCGATCGACACGGTCGCGCTGGTCGAATTCGTGCTGCGCACGGCCAAGGATACGGCGAGCGTCAATGTCTTTCCGGCGGCAGCCGTCACCAAAGGGCTTGCCGGCCGCGAGATGACGGAATTCGGCCTGCTGCGCGAGGCAGGCGCCGTCGCCTTCACCGATGGACGCCACACCATCGCCAATGCGCTGGTGATGCGCCGGGCACTGACCTATGCGCGCGATTTCGGCGCGGTGATCGCCCATGAGACGCAGGATGTGGACCTCGCTTCCGCCGGCGTCATGAACGAAGGGCTCTATGCCAGCTGGCTCGGCCTTTCGGGCATCCCGCGCGAAGCCGAACTGATCCCGCTGGAGCGTGATCTGGCGCTCGCCCGGCTCACCAGGGGCAATTATCACGCCGCCAAGATTTCCACCGCGATGTCGGCGGCGGCGATCGCACGCGCCAAGGCGGACGGCGCCAATGTGACGGCCGGCGTCGCCATCCACAATCTGGCGCTTAATGAAAACGATGTCGGGCAATACCGCACCTTCTTCCGGCTGATGCCGCCGCTGCGCGCCGAAGAGGACAGGCAGGCGATGATCGAGGCGCTGAAGGACGGAACCGTCGACATCGTCGTCTCCTCGCACGATCCGCAGGACGTCGACACCAAGCGCCTGCCCTTCGCCGATGCCGCGGCCGGCGCTGTCGGCCTCGAAACGCTGCTCGCCGTGGCCTTGCGCCTCTACCACAATGAAGACCTGTCGCTGCTCAGGGTGATCGAGGTGCTGTCAACGGCGCCAGCCAGGCTGTTCGGCTTGCCCGGCGGCACGCTGAAGCCTGGTGCTTCGGCCGATCTCGTGCTGGTCGACCTGAACGAACCGTGGATCGTCAGCGAGGCCGGCATCCGCTCGCGCTCCAAGAACACATGCTTCGAAGGCGCGCGCCTGCAGGGCAAGGTCTTGCAAACACTGGTTGCAGGCCGCACAGTGTTTTCCGCCTAG
- a CDS encoding DUF6105 family protein has protein sequence MRTLLLLWITPLVLFWGWYFLSLNDMNFGYVMLSRQLHDMVFQLYGEILGIDPAIIPGMVARACVFDSFLVAGIIAFRRRKKIAAWWRGRAAARDSAKRVSSMLEGGPRLPAE, from the coding sequence ATGCGCACCTTGCTGCTGCTTTGGATCACGCCGCTCGTACTTTTCTGGGGCTGGTACTTCCTGTCGCTCAACGACATGAACTTTGGCTATGTGATGCTGAGCCGCCAGCTGCACGACATGGTCTTCCAGCTCTACGGGGAGATCCTCGGCATCGATCCGGCCATCATTCCCGGCATGGTCGCCAGGGCATGTGTTTTCGATAGTTTCCTCGTGGCCGGCATCATCGCCTTCCGCCGGCGCAAGAAGATCGCGGCATGGTGGCGCGGCAGGGCTGCCGCGCGAGACAGCGCCAAGCGGGTCAGCTCAATGCTCGAAGGCGGTCCAAGGCTCCCTGCAGAATAA
- a CDS encoding acyltransferase family protein: MNSDHRTTVDGLRAIAVFPVILFHAGSPLFVGGYLGVDIFFVISGYVIARTLLKDMAHERFSILRFYEKRARRLLPALILVVLASFIPAWLWMMPDQLKNFARSIVATAFFGSNFFFWWDADYFSESLHLKPLFHTWSLAVEEQFYVFFPLLLWVIYGKGRRMWLTLTLIGVASLCLAQLISTRFAAAGFYLFPTRAWELVVGALLAVAEQKFGGRPTTTTLSRVMPVVGMALIVGSIVQFNGATPHPGILTVAPVSGAALLIWYPGGRDPVSRLLASAPIVGLGLISYSLYLWHQPLFAFARLYSINEVEWPTYAALIALAVVLSYLSWRFVEQPFRKPGLVSPPTVWTASASALVSLIAVGYTGYAMNGFPGRRPPIEVAAGYLNSAGQDCFRHNCIVGDPVPPTIALVGDSHAAALATSLDRALKGSGKSALVLATGDVLVKSFPNFYYRADEWNDILSKQKAQIFEPQIETVILAGRFTLRIENTAFDNGEGGIEGLDATFVGRSEQEKQTFTQSIIDGIQDLEQRGKKIILVYPVPEVGWVVPATLQKMSMRQIRDGLTTSYDVYKTRNWRVFEIFDKFVSADGDIIAVRPDLVLCNTFVKDRCATNQASDVFYHDDDHLSVKGTDLVVRQLMDEVKARWGDFPSSGNREFVGALK; the protein is encoded by the coding sequence TTGAACAGTGACCACAGGACGACCGTTGATGGACTGCGTGCAATTGCAGTCTTCCCGGTTATTCTCTTCCACGCCGGCTCGCCGCTTTTCGTGGGTGGGTATCTTGGCGTCGACATCTTTTTCGTCATTTCCGGTTACGTAATCGCTCGCACCCTACTCAAGGATATGGCCCACGAGCGGTTCTCGATACTCCGCTTTTATGAAAAGCGAGCGCGGAGGCTTCTACCGGCTCTTATACTGGTGGTGTTGGCGTCATTCATTCCGGCATGGCTTTGGATGATGCCGGATCAGTTGAAGAATTTTGCGCGTAGCATTGTTGCCACGGCCTTCTTCGGATCAAATTTCTTCTTCTGGTGGGATGCCGATTATTTTTCGGAATCGCTGCATCTGAAACCGCTGTTCCACACCTGGTCGCTGGCGGTGGAAGAGCAGTTTTACGTCTTCTTCCCACTGTTGCTATGGGTGATATACGGCAAAGGCAGGAGGATGTGGCTAACCCTGACACTTATCGGGGTGGCTTCGCTTTGCTTGGCGCAATTGATATCAACCCGATTTGCAGCGGCAGGCTTCTATTTGTTCCCCACGAGGGCTTGGGAACTAGTCGTCGGCGCCTTGCTGGCGGTTGCTGAGCAAAAGTTCGGCGGCCGCCCGACAACCACGACTCTGTCTCGCGTCATGCCCGTAGTTGGAATGGCCCTCATCGTTGGTTCGATAGTGCAATTCAATGGCGCAACGCCTCACCCGGGAATTCTAACCGTCGCTCCGGTGAGCGGCGCTGCACTGCTCATCTGGTACCCGGGCGGCAGAGACCCGGTGTCCAGACTTTTGGCTTCGGCCCCTATCGTCGGCTTGGGCCTCATCTCGTATTCGCTCTATCTTTGGCACCAACCCCTATTCGCCTTCGCCCGATTGTATTCGATCAACGAAGTGGAATGGCCGACCTACGCCGCACTTATCGCGCTTGCCGTCGTGCTTTCCTACCTGTCATGGAGGTTTGTCGAACAACCGTTCAGGAAACCGGGGCTAGTCTCTCCGCCGACTGTTTGGACTGCATCAGCCTCGGCGCTCGTTTCGCTGATCGCTGTGGGCTACACCGGATATGCCATGAACGGCTTCCCTGGGAGGCGGCCGCCGATCGAGGTGGCGGCGGGCTATTTAAATTCAGCCGGGCAAGACTGTTTCAGGCACAATTGCATTGTCGGCGATCCGGTTCCTCCAACCATCGCGCTGGTCGGGGATAGCCATGCCGCTGCCTTGGCAACGAGTTTGGACCGCGCATTGAAGGGCTCCGGTAAGTCGGCTTTGGTGCTCGCCACCGGGGATGTTTTGGTTAAGTCGTTCCCGAACTTCTATTACCGGGCGGACGAATGGAACGACATCCTATCAAAACAGAAGGCCCAGATATTCGAGCCTCAGATTGAGACCGTTATCCTTGCCGGCCGCTTCACTCTAAGAATCGAAAATACGGCATTCGACAACGGAGAGGGCGGCATCGAAGGCCTCGACGCAACCTTTGTCGGAAGAAGCGAACAGGAGAAGCAGACTTTCACCCAATCGATTATTGATGGCATTCAGGACCTTGAGCAGCGAGGCAAGAAGATCATCCTCGTGTATCCGGTCCCTGAAGTGGGCTGGGTGGTGCCCGCGACATTGCAGAAAATGTCGATGCGGCAAATTCGGGATGGCCTAACCACATCCTACGACGTCTACAAAACTCGCAACTGGCGAGTGTTCGAGATTTTTGACAAATTCGTCTCAGCCGACGGTGACATTATCGCTGTACGTCCTGATCTGGTTCTCTGTAACACTTTCGTCAAAGATCGTTGTGCCACCAACCAGGCTTCTGATGTTTTCTACCATGATGACGACCACCTGTCGGTCAAAGGCACTGACCTTGTCGTTCGTCAATTGATGGACGAAGTGAAGGCTCGCTGGGGAGATTTCCCTTCAAGCGGCAATCGAGAATTCGTCGGCGCTTTGAAGTAG
- a CDS encoding DNA alkylation response protein — MADDVMNQPPPLAGGNAWRGDPLLIQLAERFSEPVRKDLDGLGRFVLTQEAQDLARLANTDTPKLRTHDRQGKRIDLVEFHPAYHALMRRSVANGLHSSVWENGEAEIGRRHQVRAARFYLTAELETGHLCPITMTNASLAALMANPKIFREWAPRVTTRKYDQAQKPPVEKAGLTLGMGMTEKQGGTDVRANTTKAERAGSSGFYRLTGHKWFMSAPMSDAFLVLGQASEGLSCFLVPRILGDGSGNGFRFQRLKDKLGNRSNASSEVEFENAIGEMVGEPGHGIKTIMDMVTLTRLDCAVASAALMRAGLAEAVHHCRYRKVFGANLIDQPLMQRVLADMALDVAAATALSFRLARSFDEAAADRGEAAFARAMTPVVKYWVCKIAPPLLYEAMECLGGNGYVEEAPLARYYREAPVNAIWEGSGNVMALDVLRVVSRAPALFEEVLAGIDRDLGANGRGTISVLKAAMQVASTDEGSARILTEQLALAAAAAELKRLGAGRIADAFIETRLAGQWRNTYGMLDSRHDARMILDTLYPETN; from the coding sequence GTGGCCGACGACGTGATGAACCAGCCGCCGCCGCTCGCCGGCGGAAATGCCTGGCGAGGCGACCCGCTGCTGATTCAGCTGGCCGAGCGCTTTTCCGAACCCGTGCGCAAGGATCTCGACGGGCTGGGCCGCTTCGTGCTGACGCAGGAGGCGCAGGATCTCGCTCGCCTCGCCAACACCGACACGCCGAAATTGCGGACGCATGACCGGCAGGGCAAACGCATCGACCTGGTCGAGTTCCACCCTGCCTATCATGCCCTGATGCGCCGCTCGGTCGCCAACGGGTTGCATTCCTCTGTCTGGGAAAACGGCGAGGCCGAGATCGGCCGCCGCCATCAGGTGCGCGCCGCGCGCTTCTATCTGACGGCAGAGCTCGAGACTGGCCATCTTTGCCCGATCACCATGACCAACGCCTCGCTGGCCGCCTTGATGGCCAACCCGAAGATTTTCCGGGAGTGGGCGCCGCGGGTGACGACGCGCAAATACGACCAGGCGCAAAAGCCGCCGGTGGAAAAGGCTGGGCTGACGCTCGGCATGGGCATGACCGAGAAGCAGGGCGGCACGGATGTGCGTGCCAACACGACAAAGGCCGAGCGCGCCGGTTCCAGCGGCTTTTATCGCCTCACCGGGCACAAATGGTTCATGTCGGCGCCGATGTCGGATGCGTTCCTGGTGCTCGGGCAAGCGTCGGAAGGTCTGTCGTGCTTCCTGGTGCCGCGCATCCTTGGCGATGGTTCGGGCAACGGGTTCCGTTTCCAGCGTCTCAAGGACAAACTCGGCAACCGTTCCAATGCCTCGTCGGAAGTGGAGTTCGAAAACGCCATCGGCGAGATGGTGGGCGAGCCTGGCCACGGCATCAAGACGATCATGGATATGGTCACGCTGACCAGGCTGGATTGTGCGGTAGCCTCCGCAGCGCTCATGCGGGCAGGGCTGGCGGAGGCGGTTCACCATTGCCGCTATCGCAAGGTGTTCGGTGCGAACCTGATCGACCAGCCCTTAATGCAGCGCGTTCTGGCCGACATGGCGCTGGACGTCGCCGCCGCCACGGCGCTGTCGTTCCGCCTGGCGCGTTCCTTCGACGAGGCCGCCGCCGATCGCGGCGAGGCGGCCTTTGCCCGCGCCATGACCCCGGTGGTGAAATACTGGGTCTGCAAGATCGCGCCGCCGCTGCTCTACGAGGCGATGGAATGCCTCGGCGGCAATGGCTATGTCGAGGAGGCGCCGCTGGCGCGCTATTATCGCGAGGCGCCGGTCAACGCGATCTGGGAAGGGTCCGGCAACGTTATGGCGCTGGACGTGCTGCGTGTCGTCAGCCGGGCGCCGGCGCTCTTCGAGGAGGTTCTCGCCGGTATCGACCGCGACCTCGGCGCCAATGGGCGTGGCACGATCAGTGTCCTGAAGGCGGCCATGCAAGTGGCTTCGACCGACGAAGGCTCAGCCCGGATTTTGACGGAACAGCTGGCGCTGGCGGCGGCCGCGGCGGAGTTGAAGCGGCTGGGGGCAGGGCGCATCGCCGATGCCTTCATCGAAACGCGGCTGGCCGGCCAATGGCGTAACACCTATGGCATGCTGGATTCGCGCCACGACGCCCGCATGATCCTGGACACGCTCTATCCGGAGACGAACTAG
- the plsY gene encoding glycerol-3-phosphate 1-O-acyltransferase PlsY — MSFILVLAPIVGYVCGSIPFGLLLTRAAGLGDVRKIGSGNIGATNVLRTGNKGLAAATLVLDALKGTVPALIFARYGAEAGALAGAGAFIGHIFPAWLGFKGGKGVATYLGVLIGLAWQVALIFAAVWLAMAVLFRYSSLAALTACVVVPVALFALGHLEYGLAFALMSVLVFYKHRANIERLRAGTEGRIGAKG, encoded by the coding sequence ATGTCTTTCATTTTGGTCTTGGCGCCCATCGTCGGCTATGTGTGCGGCTCGATCCCGTTCGGATTGCTGCTCACCCGCGCCGCGGGCCTTGGTGATGTCCGCAAGATCGGCTCCGGCAATATCGGTGCCACCAACGTGCTGCGCACCGGCAACAAGGGCCTGGCGGCGGCCACGCTGGTCCTCGACGCGCTGAAGGGAACCGTTCCCGCGCTGATCTTCGCGCGCTATGGCGCGGAGGCCGGCGCATTGGCGGGTGCCGGCGCTTTCATCGGCCACATTTTCCCCGCCTGGCTCGGCTTCAAGGGCGGCAAGGGCGTCGCCACCTATCTCGGCGTGCTGATCGGCCTCGCCTGGCAGGTGGCCCTGATCTTCGCCGCCGTCTGGCTGGCGATGGCGGTGCTGTTCCGCTACTCCTCGCTCGCCGCGCTGACGGCCTGCGTGGTGGTGCCGGTCGCGCTTTTCGCCCTCGGCCACCTTGAATACGGTCTCGCTTTCGCCCTGATGAGCGTGCTCGTCTTCTACAAGCACCGCGCCAACATCGAACGGCTGCGGGCCGGCACCGAGGGCCGGATCGGAGCAAAGGGATGA